In the genome of Streptomyces globosus, one region contains:
- a CDS encoding L,D-transpeptidase has protein sequence MSRTRRLARRRHAVVAGTAVLMAAALTACGGGGAKEGGDAKGDQKKKSEMAISVNLTGEQAKPGEPVTVTLAEGKLSLVKVSDGKGGELPGKIADDGRTWTSERNAAPGTQYRVDAQNTDSQTATAQFGTAAADKVNKVTIVPGKGSTMGVGQPVSLVFDNPVKNKAEVEKRLKVTTSNNTEGSWGWFKDYTGNDRVDWRPKDYWKSGTEVKVEMSLNGVDSGPGGGYFVRDYDTNFTIGKDRRLQVDLDAKRMNVVEDGQTVKSIPVSAGTPGGKKASWSGKMVLMTKEGTIRMDSQTVGLGDAYDKMVDYSMRVTWSGMYIHAAPWNAAKFGRENASSGCVGMSDSDAKWLFGTAQVGDPVEVAGSGSKGRADIGNGYGQWNLSWDEWKAKSALSGAAQNG, from the coding sequence TTGAGCCGCACACGCCGCCTCGCCCGACGCCGCCACGCCGTTGTGGCGGGCACCGCCGTACTCATGGCCGCCGCCCTGACCGCATGCGGCGGCGGTGGCGCGAAGGAGGGCGGTGACGCGAAGGGCGATCAGAAGAAGAAGTCGGAGATGGCCATCTCGGTGAACCTGACGGGCGAGCAGGCCAAGCCCGGGGAGCCGGTGACGGTCACGCTCGCCGAGGGGAAGCTGTCCCTGGTGAAGGTGTCCGACGGCAAGGGCGGCGAACTGCCGGGCAAGATAGCCGACGACGGCAGGACGTGGACCTCGGAGCGCAATGCGGCGCCGGGCACGCAGTACAGGGTCGACGCGCAGAACACCGACAGCCAGACCGCGACGGCGCAGTTCGGGACGGCGGCCGCGGACAAGGTGAACAAGGTCACGATCGTGCCGGGCAAGGGCTCCACGATGGGCGTGGGCCAGCCGGTCTCGCTGGTGTTCGACAACCCGGTGAAGAACAAGGCCGAGGTGGAGAAGCGCCTGAAGGTGACCACCTCGAACAACACCGAGGGTTCCTGGGGCTGGTTCAAGGACTACACCGGCAACGACCGCGTGGACTGGCGGCCGAAGGACTACTGGAAGTCCGGGACCGAGGTCAAGGTCGAGATGAGCCTGAACGGCGTGGACTCCGGCCCGGGCGGCGGCTACTTCGTCCGCGACTACGACACGAACTTCACGATCGGCAAGGACCGCCGGCTCCAGGTCGACCTGGACGCCAAGAGGATGAACGTGGTCGAGGACGGCCAGACCGTGAAGTCGATCCCGGTCTCGGCGGGAACGCCCGGCGGCAAGAAGGCCTCCTGGTCCGGGAAGATGGTGCTGATGACCAAGGAGGGCACCATCCGGATGGACTCCCAGACGGTGGGCCTGGGCGACGCCTACGACAAGATGGTCGACTACTCGATGCGCGTGACCTGGTCCGGCATGTACATCCACGCCGCGCCGTGGAACGCCGCGAAGTTCGGCCGGGAGAACGCCAGTTCCGGATGTGTCGGCATGAGCGACTCCGACGCCAAGTGGCTGTTCGGCACGGCCCAGGTCGGCGACCCGGTCGAGGTCGCGGGCAGCGGCTCCAAGGGCCGGGCCGACATCGGCAACGGGTACGGCCAGTGGAACCTCTCCTGGGACGAGTGGAAGGCCAAGAGCGCCCTCTCCGGCGCTGCCCAGAACGGCTGA